The region GCGCGCCGTGGCACCCAACCCACCCGAAGTCCCTCCTGCGCATGGGATTCAAGTCCCGCTTTGTGCTACGATAGGCGTCTCAATGGCAGACTGTGAGACCCTCCCTGCCACCCCGCTCTCAACCCGGTTGGAAAGTGAAGCTCGATGACGTTGTCCCGCGTAGGAATTACCCTGGGTGATGTAAACGGGATAGGTCCTGAACTCGTCGTCAAGCTCTTTGCCCGTCACAATCCGGCCCAGTGGTGTGCGCCCGTGGTGCTGGGCAGCGCTCAGGCCCTTCAGCACGCGACGGCACTTTGTCCGGGGGCTCCCCCGATTGTTGCCCTCCCTTCGCTGGCCGCCTCCGCGCCTCCGGGGTGTATCCCCGTGTTTGATGCGGGCGTTAAAGGGCCGCACGTGCGGTATGGTGTCCTCGATCCAGAGGCGGGCCACAGCGCGGTGGCGTGGATAGAAGCGGCCGCCCGGGGCTGTATGGATGGAACGCTGACCGCCATGGTTACCTGTCCCATCAGCAAGGAATGCATCTATCGAGCGGGGTACCACTACATCGGGCACACCGAGCTGGTGGCGGAACTCACCGACACGCCAGACTACCGCATGTGTCTTTTCACGGATTCGATGCGCATCGTGCACATTACCGGCCATCTGTCCCTGCGTGAGGCCCTCGATTGTGTCAAAAAAGACCGGATTGTCCGCTCCGTTGAAATAGGCTGCGAGGCCCTTCGCAAAATGGGATTCGCCGCACCGCGCATCGGAGTCGCGGGGCTCAATCCCCACGCGGGCGAAGCCGGCGCCTTCGGTCGGGAAGAAATAGAAGAAATCCGCCCCGCCGTGGACGCCTGCATCGCGCGTGGGATTGATTGCAGCGGGCCCTATCCACCGGACACGATATTCCGGAAGATGCGGGAAGGTACCCTGGACATGGTCATTGCCATGTATCACGATCAGGGGCATATCCCGCTGAAACTTATCGCCATGGACGAGGGGGTCAACGTTACACTCGGTGTACCCATCATTCGCACCTCGGTGGACCATGGCACCGCCTTCGACATCGCGGGCAAGGGCCTGGCTCGTGAATCAAGTCTCGTAGCCGCCCTGAAACTGGCCATCGCCCTGGGAGGGCGCTCATGAAATCCCGATTCTGGACCCGGCGCGTCGCCATTGCCGCCATTGGAACACTGCTCACGCTGCCATGGGCCGCGCAGGCGGGCATGCGCGCGCGGCCCCAGCCTTTTCAGGTGGGCCCAAACCCTTCCGCCATTGTAGCGGTGGATCTCAACGGCGACGAGTGGCCGGAGATCATCACCGCGGACCGTGGCGTGCTCAGCGACCTGCGTGAAGAGCGCCCCGCGAATGACGAGCTTTCGTTGCTCATCGCGCAGGGCGATCTGAAGTATGAAAAGCTGCACCCCTCCCTGAAGACGGATTTCGGGCCCTATGCCCTCGCCGTGGCCAATATCGATGCGCACAAGTGGCCCGATATCCTCGTGGCAAGCTTCCACGCCACGCGCCACCGCGATCTTTACCTTTTTCTCAACCTGCGGGACGAGGGCATCTTTCAGCCTGAACATTTCGGAGTGGAAAGCGATACCCTGGGTTACAAGCGGCAAATGGACGGCGATGGCGTTCCGGTGTACCATCGCCCCGCCTTGACCTCCATCGACGCCGGTGACATCAACCAGGATGGTCTCCGGGATGTGCTGGCGACGGGCTGGGGCAGCGACGTTCTGGTCTATTTCGAGGGCGACCCCGAAACCCACTTCAAAGCCCCGGTGCTGGTCGATCTCCCCGGCGCGCCCTTCTGCCTGAAGCTGGCGGATTTCAATCATGATTCGAATCTGGACTTCGCGGTCACCCTCATGGCGACCGATGAAGTGGCTATCTGGCAGGGCGACGGTACCGGCGCCTTTAAGGAGGTGGAGCGATTTTCCAGCCGGGGAAGGCTTCCCCACCGTATTCAG is a window of Candidatus Hydrogenedentota bacterium DNA encoding:
- a CDS encoding VCBS repeat-containing protein, which produces MKSRFWTRRVAIAAIGTLLTLPWAAQAGMRARPQPFQVGPNPSAIVAVDLNGDEWPEIITADRGVLSDLREERPANDELSLLIAQGDLKYEKLHPSLKTDFGPYALAVANIDAHKWPDILVASFHATRHRDLYLFLNLRDEGIFQPEHFGVESDTLGYKRQMDGDGVPVYHRPALTSIDAGDINQDGLRDVLATGWGSDVLVYFEGDPETHFKAPVLVDLPGAPFCLKLADFNHDSNLDFAVTLMATDEVAIWQGDGTGAFKEVERFSSRGRLPHRIQVADINQDGQRDLIVSHKHTDDSIVVFYGTGKFNFGVSQEIMLGADRNVLEEGIQDITVSDFNGDGFPDIAAACYSSERVVVMTTDNSKNKPFLEFAQQSYQFKGGQPRALCSADLNRDGKPDIAVALWGLNSVGLLLNE
- the pdxA gene encoding 4-hydroxythreonine-4-phosphate dehydrogenase PdxA: MTLSRVGITLGDVNGIGPELVVKLFARHNPAQWCAPVVLGSAQALQHATALCPGAPPIVALPSLAASAPPGCIPVFDAGVKGPHVRYGVLDPEAGHSAVAWIEAAARGCMDGTLTAMVTCPISKECIYRAGYHYIGHTELVAELTDTPDYRMCLFTDSMRIVHITGHLSLREALDCVKKDRIVRSVEIGCEALRKMGFAAPRIGVAGLNPHAGEAGAFGREEIEEIRPAVDACIARGIDCSGPYPPDTIFRKMREGTLDMVIAMYHDQGHIPLKLIAMDEGVNVTLGVPIIRTSVDHGTAFDIAGKGLARESSLVAALKLAIALGGRS